A single window of Triplophysa rosa linkage group LG20, Trosa_1v2, whole genome shotgun sequence DNA harbors:
- the ly75 gene encoding lymphocyte antigen 75 isoform X1 produces MDWNRQRPFISTLIFLLLAESAVHLGSCASAVNTGHDTFTIKHSSTGKCLLVQNGALRLGDCTPVPAASWKWGSAHRLFNVESSMCLGLEVRSKTVTLSNCTSTEMLKWRCYDDIIYTEYQMKLSALPDGTVTAKRDVQDAWKRGGTSEDICQQPYRHMHTSGGNSNGASCEFPFLYNGTWHHSCLPGIGEQTLDWCSTTANYDVDEKWGNCLKYVKGCSALWEKAPGNGSCYQVVSTAVVSWHEARDTCRSQGGDLLSISNPQELEFFKGRGDLPSKLWIGLNHLDWMQGWQWSDGSALSFVPWETGIPVRSLMSDEDCGVLTEPLRFGAEKCENQLPFICKKNDEQAETSVREVYKPTVCKEDGWVGWKGFCYQLHPGSKETRLTQSEATNTCKMVGAQLASMHSIEDIEMLHVNFHRDLRDEVWIGLIGDGTSSVFEWIDGLAVSFTYWARAQPPPLLPNTTNCVYYSGEHHTWSMSECERPRSYMCKKLGTVNDSLPDEGCPTEGNWKRHSNACYKVDTEPVYFKNSCHITINNRFEQAFINSLLKEYIGSETLYFWTGLQDSKGSGEYQFISQDGTAGPVTHTNWKWLEPAFSGGCVVMSAGSPLGQWAAKNCTLFKAGNLCKKPIQSMVQPTPEPIVPNLNVSCAPGWVSQENSPYCYKVFHGERLTRKRSWEEAERFCEALGSHLPSFTEEKEMEVLHSVLRDAISDDRFFWMGLNRRNPNNDNNWEWSDGRPVSMTILPQEFQEDDEYNRNCVAFKSLKGTYKTFFSNLFRYFPSRPFYPSTFHCDAKLEWVCQIPRGQTPKTPEWYNPDGHHNTSVFVDGQEFWFVTDPELSFDEAVLYCSSNNSKLAAPSSLNAVRHLQEKLYEHSKNTQKMVKWWAHLHFHGPHMPYELSPMRYYQSNFLGRCPFIVPYTYEGFSWDCNEKLPFVCETLNVTSVEKGNTTWHSPGKQCGAGTQQFRDKCYWILTSSYYQSFKKTNELCESLQGSLITISDQAEQDFITTLLPQFEGQPKKVWIGLKFKLHDTQWVDNSPVSYLNLNPLLHGQSRTMFINPFEQDPLELCAYMYTDTHSDIMGTWDYTSCSDRQFSSVCQYYADKPEEPVMTREEEFTADNHTFKVVLEKNVTWIDALQLCREQNMTLASVANAYIQALLTVHVNRRRQPLWIGLFSVDNGEHYVWEDESHTEFSRWTPEATAGDCVYLDADGFWKATQCEEQLSGAICHVPQPAIIIPEVGLVKCPHKSNGQNWIRFKKNCYTLLLGSSRWTNGDINDLQICKRQAGYGEILTIRDEEENDFIRQQLQPFKSVAMFVWLGMKRNKTDEQLKWLDGTNVQYSRWKYGERPNITQPFMVGLNLNGEWAPITNSRLFMALKQQSIVVCKIEKEAKDEFLKDVVEVKAPEGISYRRVAKKMDWYQALKECGSNGGHLASISDQTDNDNMAVIARRDGFSLWIGLSDHDVSGWPFEWSDGTPLKYKPEGFVNDGHESEEKCVFVDSEGMWTVVSCHTTQEGAICYNHVNAKPSGQVSSQSSSCPKSNDQSSWVAFKDHCYTFNTHNYSVLNMEDAKNVCLTLDSSSKLLTIKSQEENDFISSYLKENPSITSRVWLALNIDTKDKPTGWEDGSELDFSKWDTKSGPQLSQDTSQVCGVMVSSNGIWTRASCTNSRSRIVCKAPAQSGSPVALVFFIIVLICIAAAASFIIYQKTRHRFSSTVRYQRNFDDADSTSMITDAE; encoded by the exons GACATGACACGTTTACTATCAAGCACAGTAGCACTGGGAAGTGCCTCCTGGTTCAGAACGGAGCGTTGAGGTTGGGAGACTGTACGCCGGTTCCGGCCGCCTCATGGAAGTGGGGTTCGGCCCACCGGCTGTTTAACGTGGAGTCGTCGATGTGCTTGGGTCTGGAGGTGCGTTCCAAAACGGTGACCCTGTCCAACTGCACCTCCACGGAGATGCTGAAGTGGAGATGCTATGACGACATCATCTACACCGAATATCAAATGAAACTGAGTGCTTTACCTGATGGCACTGTAACTGCCAAGAGGGACGTACAGGACGCTTGGAAACGAGGAGGGACCTCGGAGGACATCTGTCAGCAACCTTACCGAC ATATGCACACAAGCGGGGGGAATTCTAACGGGGCATCCTGTGAGTTCCCCTTCCTCTACAATGGGACCTGGCACCACAGCTGTCTGCCTGGCATCGGTGAACAGACACTAGACTGGTGCTCTACTACAGCAAATTATGATGTAGATGAGAAGTGGGGAAATTGTTTGAAATACG TGAAAGGTTGTTCTGCTTTATGGGAAAAAGCTCCAGGGAACGGAAGCTGCTACCAGGTGGTGTCCACAGCGGTGGTGTCCTGGCACGAGGCGCGGGACACCTGTCGTAGTCAGGGCGGAGACCTGCTCAGCATCTCCAACCCTCAAGAGCTTGAGTTCT tTAAAGGCCGGGGAGATTTGCCGAGCAAACTGTGGATCGGATTAAACCATCTGGACTGGATGCAGGGGTGGCAGTGGTCCGATGGATCCGCTTTATCTTTTGTCCCATGGGAAACAG GGATCCCGGTTAGGTCTCTTATGTCCGATGAGGACTGCGGGGTTCTGACGGAGCCGCTGCGTTTCGGCGCTGAGAAGTGTGAGAACCAGCTTCCATTCATCTGCAAGAAGAACGACGAGCAGGCCGAGACTTCAG TCAGGGAGGTGTATAAACCCACGGTGTGTAAGGAGGACGGTTGGGTTGGATGGAAAGGGTTCTGTTATCAGCTGCACCCGGGGTCAAAAGAGACCAGACTGACCCAATCGGAAGCTACAAACACGTGTAAAATGGTTGGAGCTCAGTTGGCCAGCATGCACAGCATAGAGGATATAGAAATGCTGCATGTGAACTTCCACAGAG ATCTAAGGGACGAGGTGTGGATTGGTCTTATCGGCGATGGAACTTCCTCAGTTTTTGAATGGATCGATGGATTGGCAGTGTCTTTCACATATTGGGCCAGGGCTCAACCGCCACCACTTCTACCAAATACCACCAACTGTGTGTACTACTCgggagag CATCATACATGGTCTATGTCTGAATGTGAGAGGCCAAGGTCTTACATGTGTAAGAAGCTGGGAACGGTAAATGACAGCTTGCCAGACGAGGGCTGTCCTACAGAAGGG AACTGGAAAAGACACAGCAATGCTTGTTATAAAGTGGACACTGAGCCAGTGTACTTTAAAAACAGCTGCCACATCACCATTAACAACAG ATTCGAACAGGCCTTTATTAACAGTCTTCTGAAGGAGTATATCGGCTCTGAGACATTATATTTCTGGACGGGCCTGCAGGATTCTAAAGGTTCTGGAGAATACCAATTTATCAGTCAGGATGGAACAGCAGGACCGGTCACACACACCAACTGGAAATGGCTAGAACCCG CTTTCTCCGGTGGCTGTGTGGTGATGTCCGCAGGAAGTCCCTTGGGCCAGTGGGCTGCGAAGAACTGCACTCTGTTCAAAGCTGGAAATCTATGTAAGAAACCCATCCAATCCATGGTGCAGCCCACCCCAGAGCCCATCGTGCCCAACCTCAATGTTTCCTGTGCACCGGGATGGGTTTCACAAGAAAATTCTCCTTACTGCTataag GTGTTTCATGGGGAGCGTTTGACCCGAAAGCGCTCATGGGAGGAGGCAGAGCGATTCTGTGAAGCGCTGGGATCTCATCTACCCAGCTTTACTGAGGAAAAAGAAATGGAAGTGTTGCATTCTGTATTGAGAGATGCTATCAG TGATGATCGTTTTTTCTGGATGGGGTTAAATCGCAGAAACCCAAATAACGACAATAACTGGGAGTGGAGTGATGGGCGTCCA GTCTCAATGACGATCTTACCGCAAGAGTTTCAAGAGGATGACGAATATAACAGGAATTGCGTTGCCTTTAAG AGTTTGAAAGGAACCTACAAGACGTTTTTCTCAAACCTGTTTCGGTATTTCCCCTCGCGACCATTTTATCCTAGCACGTTTCACTGCGATGCTAAACTGGAGTGGGTGTGTCAGATACCACGAG GTCAGACACCAAAAACCCCAGAGTGGTACAACCCAG atggACACCATAACACATCTGTGTTTGTAGACGGGCAGGAGTTTTGGTTTGTAACAGATCCAGAGTTGTCCTTTGATGAGGCCGTCTTGTACTGCAGCAGCAACAACAGCAAACTCGCAGCGCCCAGCAGCCTTAATGCCGTCCGCCACCTTCAGGAAAAACTTTATGAG CATTCAAAGAACACTCAGAAGATGGTGAAATGGTGGGCACACCTTCATTTTCATGGCCCTCACATGCCATATGA GCTGAGCCCCATGCGCTACTATCAATCCAACTTCCTGGGCAGGTGTCCCTTCATCGTTCCCTACACTTATGAGG GTTTCAGTTGGGACTGTAATGAAAAACTGCCGTTTGTGTGCGAGACCCTCAATGTCACATCTGTGGAGAAAGGAAACACTACATGGCACTCACCTGGCAAACAGTGTGGAGCTGGAACCCAGCAATTCAGAGACAAG TGCTACTGGATTTTGACTTCGTCTTATTACCAGAGTTTCAAAAAAACCAATGAGCTCTGTGAGAGTCTGCAAGGCTCGTTGATCACCATTTCTGACCAGGCTGAACAAG ATTTCATCACAACCCTGTTACCACAGTTTGAAGGGCAACCTAAAAAGGTGTGGATTGGCTTGAAGTTCAAGCTTCATGACACTCAATGGGTGGACAACTCGCCGGTTTCGTATCTGAACTTAAATCCTCTTCTACACGGCCAGTCCCGGACCATGTTCATCAAT CCATTTGAACAGGATCCCCTGGAGCTCTGTGCCTACATGTATACTGATACCCATTCTGACATAATGGGTACCTGGGACTACACCTCCTGCTCCGACCGTCAGTTTTCCAGTGTCTGCCAATATTATGCAG ATAAACCAGAAGAACCAGTAATGACGAGAGAAGAAGAGTTTACGGCTGATAATCATACATTCAAGGTGGTACTGGAGAAAAATGTAACATGGATAGATGCTCTTCAGTTGTGCCGTGAACAGAACATGACCCTGGCCAGCGTAGCGAATGCGTATATTCAAGCACTACTGACAGTTCACGTTAACCGCAGAAGACAGCCTCTCTGGATTGGACTCTTTAGCGTAGAT AATGGGGAGCACTACGTCTGGGAAGATGAAAGCCACACCGAGTTTAGCCGCTGGACCCCTGAAGCCACAGCAGGGGACTGTGTGTATCTGGACGCTGATGGATTCTGGAAAGCTACCCAGTGTGAAGAACAGCTTTCAGGAGCTATCTGCCATGTCCCACAAC CTGCGATCATCATACCTGAAGTGGGTTTGGTCAAATGTCCTCACAAGAGCAATGGACAGAACTGGATCCGTTTTAAGAAGAACTGCTATACTTTACTGCTGGGCTCCTCCAGGTGGACCAACGGCGACATCAATGACCTGCAGATCTGCAAGAGACAAG CTGGGTATGGAGAAATTCTGACCATTCGTGATGAAGAGGAAAATGATTTTATCAGACAGCAGCTGCAGCCATTCAAAAGCGTGGCCATGTTTGTGTGGCTTGGAATGAAGAGAAACAAGACAG ATGAGCAGTTGAAATGGCTGGACGGCACCAATGTGCAGTACTCCAGGTGGAAATATGGTGAAAGACCAAACATCACACAACCCTTTATGGTTGGACTGAACTTGAACGGAGAATGGGCTCCGATAACAAATTCAAGGCTTTTTATGGCTCTCAAACAGCAGAGTATCGTGGTGTGCAAGATTGAGAAAG AAGCCAAAGATGAGTTCCTGAAGGATGTGGTTGAAGTCAAGGCTCCAGAAGGCATCAGTTACCGTCGAGTGGCCAAGAAAATGGACTGGTATCAGGCACTTAAGGAGTGTGGCAGCAATGGAGGTCATCTGGCCAGCATCTCTGATCAAACAGATAATGACAACATGGCAGTCATCGCCCGAAGAGATGGCTTCTCTTTATGGATCGGCCTTTCCGATCATGAT GTTAGCGGGTGGCCCTTTGAATGGTCAGATGGGACGCCTCTAAAATACAAGCCTGAGGGTTTTGTAAATGACGGCCATGAGTCTGaggaaaagtgtgtgtttgtggactCTGAAGGCATGTGGACGGTGGTCAGCTGCCATACGACACAAGAGGGGGCCATCTGCTATAACCACGTCAATGCCA agcCAAGTGGACAGGTCTCTTCCCAGAGCAGCAGCTGTCCAAAGAGTAATGATCAGTCATCCTGGGTTGCGTTTAAAGATCACTGTTACACATTCAACACTCACAACTACTCCGTCTTGAACATGGAGGATGCAAAGAATGTGTGTCTGACACTGG ATTCATCCTCCAAGCTGTTAACCATCAAGAGTCAAGAGGAAAATGATTTCATCTCCagttatttaaaagaaaacccTTCCATCACCAGCCGAGTGTGGCTGGCGCTCAACATTGACACCAAAG ATAAGCCTACGGGTTGGGAAGATGGCAGTGAGCTGGACTTTTCTAAGTGGGACACAAAGTCAGGGCCACAGTTATCACAGGATACGTCACAGGTCTGTGGAGTCATGGTGTCGAGTAATGGCATCTGGACCCGAGCTAGCTGCACCAACAGTCGCAGTCGAATCGTCTGCAAAGCACCTGCAC AGTCCGGCAGCCCCGTGGCTTTGGTCTTCTTCATCATCGTTCTTATCTGCATCGCCGCAGCTGCTTCCTTCATCATATATCAGAAAACCAGACACCGCTTCAGTTCAACCGTACGTTACCAGCGCAACTTTGATGACGCGGACAGCACAAGTATGATCACAGATGCAGAATGA
- the ly75 gene encoding lymphocyte antigen 75 isoform X2 translates to MDWNRQRPFISTLIFLLLAESAVHLGSCASAVNTGHDTFTIKHSSTGKCLLVQNGALRLGDCTPVPAASWKWGSAHRLFNVESSMCLGLEVRSKTVTLSNCTSTEMLKWRCYDDIIYTEYQMKLSALPDGTVTAKRDVQDAWKRGGTSEDICQQPYRHMHTSGGNSNGASCEFPFLYNGTWHHSCLPGIGEQTLDWCSTTANYDVDEKWGNCLKYVKGCSALWEKAPGNGSCYQVVSTAVVSWHEARDTCRSQGGDLLSISNPQELEFFKGRGDLPSKLWIGLNHLDWMQGWQWSDGSALSFVPWETGIPVRSLMSDEDCGVLTEPLRFGAEKCENQLPFICKKNDEQAETSVREVYKPTVCKEDGWVGWKGFCYQLHPGSKETRLTQSEATNTCKMVGAQLASMHSIEDIEMLHVNFHRDLRDEVWIGLIGDGTSSVFEWIDGLAVSFTYWARAQPPPLLPNTTNCVYYSGEHHTWSMSECERPRSYMCKKLGTVNDSLPDEGCPTEGNWKRHSNACYKVDTEPVYFKNSCHITINNRFEQAFINSLLKEYIGSETLYFWTGLQDSKGSGEYQFISQDGTAGPVTHTNWKWLEPAFSGGCVVMSAGSPLGQWAAKNCTLFKAGNLCKKPIQSMVQPTPEPIVPNLNVSCAPGWVSQENSPYCYKVFHGERLTRKRSWEEAERFCEALGSHLPSFTEEKEMEVLHSVLRDAISDDRFFWMGLNRRNPNNDNNWEWSDGRPVSMTILPQEFQEDDEYNRNCVAFKSLKGTYKTFFSNLFRYFPSRPFYPSTFHCDAKLEWVCQIPRGQTPKTPEWYNPDGHHNTSVFVDGQEFWFVTDPELSFDEAVLYCSSNNSKLAAPSSLNAVRHLQEKLYEHSKNTQKMVKWWAHLHFHGPHMPYELSPMRYYQSNFLGRCPFIVPYTYEGFSWDCNEKLPFVCETLNVTSVEKGNTTWHSPGKQCGAGTQQFRDKCYWILTSSYYQSFKKTNELCESLQGSLITISDQAEQDFITTLLPQFEGQPKKVWIGLKFKLHDTQWVDNSPVSYLNLNPLLHGQSRTMFINPFEQDPLELCAYMYTDTHSDIMGTWDYTSCSDRQFSSVCQYYADKPEEPVMTREEEFTADNHTFKVVLEKNVTWIDALQLCREQNMTLASVANAYIQALLTVHVNRRRQPLWIGLFSVDNGEHYVWEDESHTEFSRWTPEATAGDCVYLDADGFWKATQCEEQLSGAICHVPQPAIIIPEVGLVKCPHKSNGQNWIRFKKNCYTLLLGSSRWTNGDINDLQICKRQAGYGEILTIRDEEENDFIRQQLQPFKSVAMFVWLGMKRNKTDEQLKWLDGTNVQYSRWKYGERPNITQPFMVGLNLNGEWAPITNSRLFMALKQQSIVVCKIEKEAKDEFLKDVVEVKAPEGISYRRVAKKMDWYQALKECGSNGGHLASISDQTDNDNMAVIARRDGFSLWIGLSDHDVSGWPFEWSDGTPLKYKPEGFVNDGHESEEKCVFVDSEGMWTVVSCHTTQEGAICYNHVNAKPSGQVSSQSSSCPKSNDQSSWVAFKDHCYTFNTHNYSVLNMEDAKNVCLTLGIG, encoded by the exons GACATGACACGTTTACTATCAAGCACAGTAGCACTGGGAAGTGCCTCCTGGTTCAGAACGGAGCGTTGAGGTTGGGAGACTGTACGCCGGTTCCGGCCGCCTCATGGAAGTGGGGTTCGGCCCACCGGCTGTTTAACGTGGAGTCGTCGATGTGCTTGGGTCTGGAGGTGCGTTCCAAAACGGTGACCCTGTCCAACTGCACCTCCACGGAGATGCTGAAGTGGAGATGCTATGACGACATCATCTACACCGAATATCAAATGAAACTGAGTGCTTTACCTGATGGCACTGTAACTGCCAAGAGGGACGTACAGGACGCTTGGAAACGAGGAGGGACCTCGGAGGACATCTGTCAGCAACCTTACCGAC ATATGCACACAAGCGGGGGGAATTCTAACGGGGCATCCTGTGAGTTCCCCTTCCTCTACAATGGGACCTGGCACCACAGCTGTCTGCCTGGCATCGGTGAACAGACACTAGACTGGTGCTCTACTACAGCAAATTATGATGTAGATGAGAAGTGGGGAAATTGTTTGAAATACG TGAAAGGTTGTTCTGCTTTATGGGAAAAAGCTCCAGGGAACGGAAGCTGCTACCAGGTGGTGTCCACAGCGGTGGTGTCCTGGCACGAGGCGCGGGACACCTGTCGTAGTCAGGGCGGAGACCTGCTCAGCATCTCCAACCCTCAAGAGCTTGAGTTCT tTAAAGGCCGGGGAGATTTGCCGAGCAAACTGTGGATCGGATTAAACCATCTGGACTGGATGCAGGGGTGGCAGTGGTCCGATGGATCCGCTTTATCTTTTGTCCCATGGGAAACAG GGATCCCGGTTAGGTCTCTTATGTCCGATGAGGACTGCGGGGTTCTGACGGAGCCGCTGCGTTTCGGCGCTGAGAAGTGTGAGAACCAGCTTCCATTCATCTGCAAGAAGAACGACGAGCAGGCCGAGACTTCAG TCAGGGAGGTGTATAAACCCACGGTGTGTAAGGAGGACGGTTGGGTTGGATGGAAAGGGTTCTGTTATCAGCTGCACCCGGGGTCAAAAGAGACCAGACTGACCCAATCGGAAGCTACAAACACGTGTAAAATGGTTGGAGCTCAGTTGGCCAGCATGCACAGCATAGAGGATATAGAAATGCTGCATGTGAACTTCCACAGAG ATCTAAGGGACGAGGTGTGGATTGGTCTTATCGGCGATGGAACTTCCTCAGTTTTTGAATGGATCGATGGATTGGCAGTGTCTTTCACATATTGGGCCAGGGCTCAACCGCCACCACTTCTACCAAATACCACCAACTGTGTGTACTACTCgggagag CATCATACATGGTCTATGTCTGAATGTGAGAGGCCAAGGTCTTACATGTGTAAGAAGCTGGGAACGGTAAATGACAGCTTGCCAGACGAGGGCTGTCCTACAGAAGGG AACTGGAAAAGACACAGCAATGCTTGTTATAAAGTGGACACTGAGCCAGTGTACTTTAAAAACAGCTGCCACATCACCATTAACAACAG ATTCGAACAGGCCTTTATTAACAGTCTTCTGAAGGAGTATATCGGCTCTGAGACATTATATTTCTGGACGGGCCTGCAGGATTCTAAAGGTTCTGGAGAATACCAATTTATCAGTCAGGATGGAACAGCAGGACCGGTCACACACACCAACTGGAAATGGCTAGAACCCG CTTTCTCCGGTGGCTGTGTGGTGATGTCCGCAGGAAGTCCCTTGGGCCAGTGGGCTGCGAAGAACTGCACTCTGTTCAAAGCTGGAAATCTATGTAAGAAACCCATCCAATCCATGGTGCAGCCCACCCCAGAGCCCATCGTGCCCAACCTCAATGTTTCCTGTGCACCGGGATGGGTTTCACAAGAAAATTCTCCTTACTGCTataag GTGTTTCATGGGGAGCGTTTGACCCGAAAGCGCTCATGGGAGGAGGCAGAGCGATTCTGTGAAGCGCTGGGATCTCATCTACCCAGCTTTACTGAGGAAAAAGAAATGGAAGTGTTGCATTCTGTATTGAGAGATGCTATCAG TGATGATCGTTTTTTCTGGATGGGGTTAAATCGCAGAAACCCAAATAACGACAATAACTGGGAGTGGAGTGATGGGCGTCCA GTCTCAATGACGATCTTACCGCAAGAGTTTCAAGAGGATGACGAATATAACAGGAATTGCGTTGCCTTTAAG AGTTTGAAAGGAACCTACAAGACGTTTTTCTCAAACCTGTTTCGGTATTTCCCCTCGCGACCATTTTATCCTAGCACGTTTCACTGCGATGCTAAACTGGAGTGGGTGTGTCAGATACCACGAG GTCAGACACCAAAAACCCCAGAGTGGTACAACCCAG atggACACCATAACACATCTGTGTTTGTAGACGGGCAGGAGTTTTGGTTTGTAACAGATCCAGAGTTGTCCTTTGATGAGGCCGTCTTGTACTGCAGCAGCAACAACAGCAAACTCGCAGCGCCCAGCAGCCTTAATGCCGTCCGCCACCTTCAGGAAAAACTTTATGAG CATTCAAAGAACACTCAGAAGATGGTGAAATGGTGGGCACACCTTCATTTTCATGGCCCTCACATGCCATATGA GCTGAGCCCCATGCGCTACTATCAATCCAACTTCCTGGGCAGGTGTCCCTTCATCGTTCCCTACACTTATGAGG GTTTCAGTTGGGACTGTAATGAAAAACTGCCGTTTGTGTGCGAGACCCTCAATGTCACATCTGTGGAGAAAGGAAACACTACATGGCACTCACCTGGCAAACAGTGTGGAGCTGGAACCCAGCAATTCAGAGACAAG TGCTACTGGATTTTGACTTCGTCTTATTACCAGAGTTTCAAAAAAACCAATGAGCTCTGTGAGAGTCTGCAAGGCTCGTTGATCACCATTTCTGACCAGGCTGAACAAG ATTTCATCACAACCCTGTTACCACAGTTTGAAGGGCAACCTAAAAAGGTGTGGATTGGCTTGAAGTTCAAGCTTCATGACACTCAATGGGTGGACAACTCGCCGGTTTCGTATCTGAACTTAAATCCTCTTCTACACGGCCAGTCCCGGACCATGTTCATCAAT CCATTTGAACAGGATCCCCTGGAGCTCTGTGCCTACATGTATACTGATACCCATTCTGACATAATGGGTACCTGGGACTACACCTCCTGCTCCGACCGTCAGTTTTCCAGTGTCTGCCAATATTATGCAG ATAAACCAGAAGAACCAGTAATGACGAGAGAAGAAGAGTTTACGGCTGATAATCATACATTCAAGGTGGTACTGGAGAAAAATGTAACATGGATAGATGCTCTTCAGTTGTGCCGTGAACAGAACATGACCCTGGCCAGCGTAGCGAATGCGTATATTCAAGCACTACTGACAGTTCACGTTAACCGCAGAAGACAGCCTCTCTGGATTGGACTCTTTAGCGTAGAT AATGGGGAGCACTACGTCTGGGAAGATGAAAGCCACACCGAGTTTAGCCGCTGGACCCCTGAAGCCACAGCAGGGGACTGTGTGTATCTGGACGCTGATGGATTCTGGAAAGCTACCCAGTGTGAAGAACAGCTTTCAGGAGCTATCTGCCATGTCCCACAAC CTGCGATCATCATACCTGAAGTGGGTTTGGTCAAATGTCCTCACAAGAGCAATGGACAGAACTGGATCCGTTTTAAGAAGAACTGCTATACTTTACTGCTGGGCTCCTCCAGGTGGACCAACGGCGACATCAATGACCTGCAGATCTGCAAGAGACAAG CTGGGTATGGAGAAATTCTGACCATTCGTGATGAAGAGGAAAATGATTTTATCAGACAGCAGCTGCAGCCATTCAAAAGCGTGGCCATGTTTGTGTGGCTTGGAATGAAGAGAAACAAGACAG ATGAGCAGTTGAAATGGCTGGACGGCACCAATGTGCAGTACTCCAGGTGGAAATATGGTGAAAGACCAAACATCACACAACCCTTTATGGTTGGACTGAACTTGAACGGAGAATGGGCTCCGATAACAAATTCAAGGCTTTTTATGGCTCTCAAACAGCAGAGTATCGTGGTGTGCAAGATTGAGAAAG AAGCCAAAGATGAGTTCCTGAAGGATGTGGTTGAAGTCAAGGCTCCAGAAGGCATCAGTTACCGTCGAGTGGCCAAGAAAATGGACTGGTATCAGGCACTTAAGGAGTGTGGCAGCAATGGAGGTCATCTGGCCAGCATCTCTGATCAAACAGATAATGACAACATGGCAGTCATCGCCCGAAGAGATGGCTTCTCTTTATGGATCGGCCTTTCCGATCATGAT GTTAGCGGGTGGCCCTTTGAATGGTCAGATGGGACGCCTCTAAAATACAAGCCTGAGGGTTTTGTAAATGACGGCCATGAGTCTGaggaaaagtgtgtgtttgtggactCTGAAGGCATGTGGACGGTGGTCAGCTGCCATACGACACAAGAGGGGGCCATCTGCTATAACCACGTCAATGCCA agcCAAGTGGACAGGTCTCTTCCCAGAGCAGCAGCTGTCCAAAGAGTAATGATCAGTCATCCTGGGTTGCGTTTAAAGATCACTGTTACACATTCAACACTCACAACTACTCCGTCTTGAACATGGAGGATGCAAAGAATGTGTGTCTGACACTGG GGATCGGGTGA